The Cucumis melo cultivar AY chromosome 5, USDA_Cmelo_AY_1.0, whole genome shotgun sequence genome has a segment encoding these proteins:
- the LOC103499407 gene encoding 1-aminocyclopropane-1-carboxylate oxidase homolog 6 — MKSHLYKPSSIFSFLTHKFTTTTSQTNKQTMNSPLQVFNSYDRQSDLEAFHSTKLGVKGLADAGVSQLPRIFCHDNQSAASLISSPAAAAAEKLAGETEAKNLTIPVIDLQDSHKNRAQIINEIKDACKNWGFFQILNHGVPLSVMKEMMNGIRRFHEQGDEMKKDLYSRDFQRKILFNTNFDLFKGVSTNWRDTLTVVVAPRGAEAEEIPEVSREAVVEFSRRVKELGDILLEFLGEGLGVGSNRLKEMGCGDGMVMFCHYYPACPQPELTWGTTDHTDSSFLTVLLQDELGGLQVRHGDRWVDVHPIEGAFVVNIGDFMQMVSNDRFISVNHRVLANKKGPRISVASFFRCNLPPENGLVFGPLKELRSEENPDIYKETSIKDYVAHYYNKGLNGISALEHFKL, encoded by the exons ATGAAGAGTCATCTATATAAACCCTCTTCAATATTCTCATTCCTTACACACAAATTCACCACTACAACTTcccaaacaaacaaacaaactatGAACAGCCCTTTACAAGTTTTCAATTCTTACGACCGCCAGTCCGATCTCGAAGCTTTCCACAGTACCAAGTTGGGAGTAAAAGGTTTGGCGGATGCCGGCGTTTCCCAACTCCCAAGAATCTTCTGCCACGACAATCAATCGGCGGCCTCGCTAATCTCTTCCCCTGCAGCTGCGGCGGCGGAGAAATTAGCCGGCGAAACAGAGGCCAAGAATCTAACAATCCCTGTTATCGATCTACAAGACTCTCACAAAAACAGAGCACAAATAATAAACGAAATCAAAGACGCATGCAAGAATTGGGGATTCTTTCAAATCCTCAACCATGGGGTTCCGTTAAGCGTAATGAAAGAGATGATGAACGGAATCCGGCGGTTTCACGAGCAAGGAGACGAAATGAAGAAGGATCTGTACTCGAGAGATTTTCAGAGGAAGATACTTTTCAATACGAATTTCGATTTGTTCAAAGGGGTGTCGACGAATTGGAGGGACACGTTGACGGTGGTGGTGGCACCGCGTGGGGCAGAGGCGGAGGAGATACCGGAAGTATCGAGGGAGGCGGTGGTGGAATTTTCGAGAAGGGTGAAGGAATTGGGAGATATTTTACTTGAATTTTTAGGGGAGGGATTGGGAGTGGGGAGCAATCGGTTGAAGGAAATGGGTTGTGGAGATGGAATGGTAATGTTCTGTCATTACTATCCGGCGTGTCCGCAACCGGAGCTGACATGGGGAACCACAGATCATACGGATAGTAGTTTTTTGACGGTGCTTTTGCAGGATGAGTTGGGTGGACTTCAAGTCCGCCATGGGGATCGTTGGGTTGATGTTCATCCCATCGAAGGAGCTTTTGTCGTTAACATTGGCGATTTCATGCAG ATGGTGTCAAATGATAGGTTCATAAGTGTGAACCATAGGGTTCTAGCAAACAAGAAAGGGCCAAGAATCTCAGTGGCAAGCTTCTTTAGGTGCAATCTTCCACCAGAAAATGGTTTAGTTTTTGGACCTCTTAAGGAGTTAAGATCAGAGGAAAACCCAGACATTTATAAAGAAACTTCCATCAAAGACTATGTGGCTCATTACTATAACAAAGGCCTCAATGGCATCTCTGCTCTTGAA